A portion of the Deinococcus peraridilitoris DSM 19664 genome contains these proteins:
- a CDS encoding S41 family peptidase, translating into MRRLLALCAALTLTSSFASPASDYLGEVERLLRGYDGPSGADLASLTRQAQRDLTQRCAQSAACPLDVGREVAKSLVAGLEDKHTNLKDPSVARRARAEMRGEDVPRVGLRLIPLPEGGAVVGYVRPGSPAAQAGLMGGEFVTSINGAEATSAALAAAEDRGPVTLQLEGRALRLAPENLPSRDLPTLREVRGINVVNIPSFLGEGVAQGFFDTLRLVGSARPLVIDVRANGGGSLNECLLAASAFGEVRHELSTPRYTARYVARNGQLFAGNRRTITLESVSAPPAARVTVLVGPRTASCGEVFASALQGLGATVMGAKTAGVKNSAVGLYDLSDGSMLSVTTAKATNGRGQLLDAFVIPDRELAGTPNDWKAGQDVVLNAALALAGQVAGR; encoded by the coding sequence GTGCGTCGACTTCTTGCGCTGTGTGCGGCCCTGACCCTTACTTCCTCTTTCGCTTCACCGGCGTCGGATTATTTGGGTGAGGTCGAGCGTCTTCTGCGCGGGTACGACGGTCCATCGGGCGCCGACCTCGCCTCCCTGACCCGTCAGGCGCAGCGTGATCTTACGCAACGCTGTGCCCAGAGCGCTGCCTGTCCGCTCGACGTGGGCCGCGAGGTCGCCAAGTCCTTGGTGGCGGGTCTGGAGGACAAGCACACCAACCTCAAGGACCCCAGCGTCGCCCGGCGTGCGCGCGCCGAGATGCGCGGGGAAGATGTGCCGCGTGTCGGTCTGCGCCTGATTCCGCTGCCCGAGGGCGGGGCCGTCGTGGGGTACGTCCGTCCGGGTTCGCCTGCCGCCCAGGCTGGTCTGATGGGAGGCGAGTTCGTCACGTCCATCAACGGCGCCGAGGCGACGTCAGCAGCACTGGCGGCTGCGGAAGACCGCGGACCTGTGACCCTGCAACTCGAAGGCCGCGCCCTTCGGTTGGCTCCGGAAAATCTACCTTCCCGCGACCTGCCGACCCTTCGTGAGGTGCGGGGGATCAACGTCGTCAACATTCCGTCGTTCCTGGGTGAGGGCGTGGCACAGGGCTTTTTCGACACCTTGCGGCTGGTGGGCTCAGCGCGTCCGCTGGTGATCGATGTGCGGGCCAATGGCGGAGGCTCGCTCAACGAGTGCCTGCTGGCCGCTTCAGCGTTCGGCGAGGTGCGCCACGAGCTTTCCACGCCCCGCTACACGGCACGCTACGTGGCCCGCAATGGGCAGCTGTTCGCCGGCAACCGGCGGACCATCACGCTGGAGAGCGTCAGTGCGCCGCCTGCGGCGCGGGTGACGGTGCTGGTCGGTCCGCGCACGGCGTCGTGTGGAGAGGTGTTCGCGTCGGCGCTGCAGGGACTGGGGGCTACGGTCATGGGTGCCAAAACAGCGGGTGTCAAGAACTCCGCGGTTGGCCTGTATGACCTCAGTGATGGCTCGATGCTGTCCGTGACGACGGCCAAGGCCACCAATGGTCGTGGTCAGCTGCTGGACGCCTTCGTCATTCCCGACCGTGAGCTTGCTGGCACGCCGAACGATTGGAAGGCCGGGCAGGACGTGGTCCTGAATGCGGCGCTGGCCCTGGCGGGTCAGGTCGCCGGGCGCTGA
- a CDS encoding LacI family DNA-binding transcriptional regulator yields MATINEVSRRAGVSVATVSRVLNNSGPVKPKTREKVLAVMRDLQYQPNTVAQALVSGRSSGIGVLVGDLGSPFFGQVLKGIENVVREGGMHVMVSSGDFDAQRERESVEFLRGRRVEALIVQVDASSNDTLLEWARHSAPMVVFGRHLPELTDRCVWLDNEQGGYLAARHLLRAGHRRIAHISGPLYHEDCRARLQGYGRALLEAGIDLNDDLVVESDFSEAGGQQAAEQLLKLGSAFTAVFVDNDQMAAGVLQACRTAGLQVPDDISVVGYDDVVFASYLTPALTTVRQPLIEMGEATARLALHLLGNGGGTVQRKFEPTLIPRQSVRTLS; encoded by the coding sequence GTGGCCACCATCAACGAAGTTTCACGGCGAGCCGGCGTGTCCGTGGCCACCGTTTCACGTGTTCTGAACAACTCGGGCCCGGTGAAGCCCAAGACACGCGAGAAGGTGCTGGCGGTGATGCGCGATCTGCAGTATCAGCCGAATACCGTGGCGCAGGCGCTGGTTTCCGGGCGCTCGTCGGGCATTGGGGTGCTCGTGGGTGATCTGGGCAGCCCCTTCTTTGGGCAGGTGCTCAAGGGAATCGAGAACGTGGTGCGCGAGGGAGGCATGCACGTGATGGTCTCCAGTGGAGACTTCGACGCTCAGCGAGAGCGTGAATCGGTCGAATTCCTGCGCGGACGCCGCGTCGAGGCGTTGATCGTGCAGGTTGATGCCAGCAGCAACGACACGCTGTTGGAGTGGGCGCGTCATAGCGCACCTATGGTGGTCTTCGGGCGTCACCTGCCCGAACTGACCGACCGGTGCGTGTGGCTGGACAACGAACAGGGAGGCTACCTGGCAGCGCGACACCTGCTGCGTGCCGGGCACCGACGTATCGCTCACATTTCAGGTCCCCTGTATCACGAGGACTGCCGGGCGCGGCTGCAGGGCTACGGGCGCGCGCTTCTCGAAGCAGGAATTGACCTGAACGACGATCTGGTCGTCGAAAGTGACTTCAGTGAGGCCGGTGGGCAGCAGGCGGCCGAACAATTGTTGAAACTGGGAAGCGCGTTCACAGCCGTTTTCGTCGATAATGACCAGATGGCGGCGGGTGTGCTGCAGGCCTGCCGAACGGCCGGCCTGCAGGTGCCGGACGATATTTCGGTGGTCGGCTACGACGATGTGGTGTTCGCCAGCTACCTGACGCCCGCCCTGACGACGGTGCGTCAACCCCTGATCGAAATGGGCGAGGCGACCGCGCGGCTGGCGCTGCATTTACTGGGAAATGGGGGCGGCACGGTGCAGCGCAAGTTCGAGCCGACCCTGATTCCCCGGCAATCCGTGCGCACCTTGAGCTGA
- a CDS encoding acyl-CoA dehydrogenase family protein translates to MTATQDLLNLQANQQNLFKGGMFLVARQDHTQIFTPEDFDDVLRQIADTTSTFVEREVMPVMADLEAKKEGLNRALLRRTGELGLTAVEIPEEYGGLDLPKAASVIIAEKTAKTGGFGVTYGAHQSIGSLPTVYFGNAAQKEKYLPQLATAEMVAAYCLTEPSSGSDAQAAKTTAVLSDDGSYYTLNGSKMWISNGGIADLFTVFAQIKTPEGNKFSAFLVERAFGGVSTAAEEHKMGIRSSSTVVLNLDNVRVPAENLLGGVGVGAKIAFNILNVGRYKLGAGGVGGAKDALELSTCYALEREQFGQAIANFGAVQEKLANIAIRTYAVESALYRLVGLIDSAIENGTDKLKAIEEYAVEASILKVLGSELLDYAVDEGVQIHGGVGYSQEYAIERAYRDSRINRIFEGTNEINRLLIPGHLLKRAMKGELPLMQAAQKLQSELMEFSLDENESDEPLTAEARSVENLKKLALMIAGAAAMKYGPKLESRQEVLMRVADIVMLAFAGESAVLRTRKLGLPELQVEMTQVYVYEAAEKAATLAREALGMIAEGDEQRVMLSAVKRFTKHEALNTIRLRRHVTKAVLEQGGYPAPKGRV, encoded by the coding sequence ATGACCGCGACCCAGGACCTACTGAACCTGCAGGCAAATCAACAGAATCTTTTCAAGGGTGGAATGTTCCTGGTTGCCCGGCAGGACCACACGCAAATCTTTACCCCCGAAGACTTCGATGACGTCCTCAGGCAGATTGCCGACACGACCTCAACCTTTGTGGAGCGCGAGGTCATGCCAGTGATGGCCGATCTCGAAGCCAAGAAGGAAGGGCTCAACCGCGCGCTGTTGCGGAGAACCGGCGAACTGGGGCTGACCGCGGTCGAAATTCCCGAGGAGTACGGAGGTCTCGACCTGCCCAAGGCGGCGTCGGTGATCATCGCGGAAAAGACCGCGAAAACCGGTGGCTTTGGGGTGACGTACGGTGCGCATCAGTCTATCGGGAGCCTTCCCACGGTCTATTTCGGCAACGCGGCCCAAAAGGAAAAATACCTGCCGCAGCTGGCCACCGCTGAAATGGTCGCGGCGTACTGCCTGACCGAGCCGTCGAGCGGAAGTGACGCCCAGGCCGCCAAAACCACGGCCGTGCTGTCCGATGACGGTTCGTACTACACCCTCAACGGCAGCAAGATGTGGATCAGCAATGGCGGAATCGCCGACCTGTTCACGGTCTTCGCGCAAATCAAGACGCCTGAGGGCAACAAGTTCAGCGCCTTTCTGGTAGAGCGCGCCTTCGGGGGAGTCAGTACCGCCGCCGAAGAGCACAAGATGGGCATCCGCTCCTCGAGCACCGTGGTCTTGAACCTCGACAATGTCAGGGTTCCGGCCGAAAATCTGCTGGGTGGTGTGGGCGTCGGCGCCAAGATCGCCTTCAACATTCTGAACGTCGGGCGCTACAAGCTCGGGGCGGGCGGCGTGGGCGGCGCCAAGGACGCGCTGGAGCTCAGCACCTGCTACGCGTTGGAACGTGAGCAGTTCGGTCAGGCCATCGCCAACTTCGGTGCCGTGCAGGAAAAGCTTGCCAACATCGCCATTCGCACGTACGCCGTGGAAAGTGCCCTCTACCGCCTCGTCGGCCTGATCGACAGCGCCATCGAGAATGGCACGGACAAACTGAAGGCCATCGAGGAGTACGCGGTCGAGGCGAGCATTCTGAAGGTTCTGGGTTCCGAGCTGCTCGATTACGCCGTCGACGAGGGCGTGCAGATTCACGGTGGAGTCGGCTACAGCCAAGAGTACGCCATTGAGCGGGCTTACCGCGACAGCCGCATCAACCGGATTTTCGAGGGGACCAACGAAATCAATCGCCTCTTGATTCCGGGCCACCTGCTCAAGCGTGCCATGAAAGGCGAACTGCCCCTCATGCAGGCGGCGCAGAAGCTGCAAAGCGAATTGATGGAATTCAGCCTTGACGAAAACGAAAGTGACGAGCCGCTCACTGCCGAAGCCCGCAGCGTCGAGAACCTCAAGAAGCTGGCGCTGATGATCGCCGGGGCGGCGGCCATGAAGTACGGCCCGAAGCTGGAAAGCCGTCAGGAAGTCCTGATGCGTGTGGCCGACATCGTGATGCTCGCCTTTGCAGGCGAATCGGCCGTGCTGCGCACCCGCAAACTCGGATTGCCTGAACTGCAGGTCGAGATGACCCAAGTGTATGTCTATGAAGCGGCCGAAAAGGCAGCCACGCTCGCCCGTGAGGCCCTCGGTATGATTGCCGAAGGCGATGAGCAGCGTGTGATGCTGAGCGCCGTCAAGCGCTTTACGAAACACGAGGCACTCAATACGATCCGGCTGCGTCGCCACGTGACCAAGGCCGTGCTGGAGCAGGGTGGATACCCGGCGCCTAAGGGGCGCGTGTAA
- a CDS encoding 3-hydroxyacyl-CoA dehydrogenase/enoyl-CoA hydratase family protein codes for MKINTAAVIGAGTMGAAIAAQLANAGIPTLLLDIVLPDQKDRNFLARAGLERALKSRPAAFMDADNARLITVGNLEDDFEKLAGADWIVEAIIEKLDAKRDLWARVEQVAKPGAIISSNSSGIPMHLQIVGRSEEFQRRFVGAHFFNPPRYLHLMEVIPTPKTAPEVVEAFSAFGDVHLGKGIVVANDVPGFVANRIGVYGMIRTMHHMARSGLTPDVVDVLTGPAMGRPKSASFRTADLSGLDIIYHVGHDLDRATGGDEDFTLPEFLVKLVEEKKWLGDKTGSGFYKKTKENGKTVILTLNLNTYEYENKGKVRLASLEPIRNLPLNDRLKALYALSGPEGDFLRGVMHDGFWYSAKMAGVVSERITDIDNALKWGFGWEQGPFETMDVLGVQNVIAALEAEGRELPPLLSAMKHSGRSTFYHDGTVPDPQGGVTHYEAPFLILKDLKKDATKIVRSSQGASLLDVGDGVLLLEFHSKMNALGEDALRMVSVAHQTVQELGFAGLVVGNQGENFSAGANLALLLMNAQDGEFDEIDLAVRQFQKAITSLRFSPHPTVVAPFHLTLGGGCEMALHADHVQASAETYMGLVEVGVGLIPGGGGTKEMLLRFTDALLPGQPLMPALQRAFELIGTAKTSTSAQEARRLGFLRDSDEISMNRDRLIEDAKRKVLELAPGYVQPVMREDIRVMGEQGIAAIKAALYGMVEGGQISEYDREIGLQVARVLSGGALVNRNARVSEQYLLDLEREAFLTLSGKRKTQERIAHTLKTGKPLRN; via the coding sequence ATGAAGATCAACACTGCTGCCGTGATCGGTGCCGGAACCATGGGGGCGGCCATCGCCGCGCAGCTTGCCAACGCCGGCATTCCGACCTTGCTGCTGGACATCGTCCTGCCAGATCAAAAGGACCGCAACTTCCTCGCGCGGGCGGGCCTGGAACGTGCCCTCAAATCGCGGCCCGCCGCGTTTATGGACGCGGACAACGCGCGACTCATCACGGTCGGAAACCTCGAAGACGACTTTGAAAAACTCGCCGGTGCGGACTGGATTGTCGAGGCGATCATCGAGAAGCTCGACGCCAAACGTGATCTCTGGGCACGCGTGGAGCAGGTCGCCAAGCCGGGAGCCATCATCTCCAGCAACTCCAGCGGCATTCCAATGCACTTGCAGATCGTGGGCCGCAGTGAAGAATTTCAGCGCCGCTTCGTGGGTGCCCACTTCTTCAACCCGCCCCGCTACCTGCACCTGATGGAAGTCATTCCCACGCCCAAGACCGCGCCCGAAGTCGTGGAGGCCTTCAGCGCCTTTGGAGACGTGCACCTCGGCAAAGGCATCGTGGTGGCCAACGACGTGCCGGGCTTCGTCGCCAACCGCATCGGCGTGTACGGCATGATCCGCACCATGCACCACATGGCGCGCAGCGGCCTCACTCCCGACGTCGTGGACGTCCTCACCGGGCCCGCGATGGGTCGGCCCAAGAGTGCGAGCTTCCGCACTGCCGACCTGTCCGGTCTCGACATCATTTATCACGTCGGGCACGATCTGGACAGGGCCACCGGTGGCGACGAGGACTTCACCCTGCCCGAGTTCCTGGTGAAGCTGGTCGAGGAAAAGAAATGGCTCGGTGACAAAACGGGCAGTGGTTTTTACAAGAAGACCAAGGAAAACGGCAAAACGGTCATCCTGACCCTGAACCTGAACACCTACGAATACGAAAACAAGGGCAAGGTGCGTCTGGCCAGCCTCGAACCCATCCGTAACCTGCCGCTGAACGACCGGCTTAAGGCCCTGTATGCTCTGAGCGGGCCAGAGGGCGACTTCCTGCGAGGCGTGATGCACGACGGATTCTGGTACAGCGCCAAGATGGCTGGCGTCGTTTCAGAGCGCATTACGGACATCGACAATGCTCTCAAATGGGGTTTCGGCTGGGAGCAGGGTCCTTTTGAAACCATGGACGTTCTCGGCGTGCAGAACGTGATCGCGGCGTTAGAAGCCGAAGGACGCGAGTTGCCCCCCTTGCTGAGTGCCATGAAGCACTCTGGTCGCTCGACGTTTTACCACGACGGTACGGTGCCAGATCCTCAGGGCGGGGTGACCCATTACGAAGCGCCATTTTTGATTCTCAAGGACCTCAAAAAGGACGCGACGAAAATCGTCAGGAGCAGCCAGGGCGCCAGCCTGCTGGACGTCGGAGACGGCGTCCTGTTGCTGGAATTTCACAGCAAGATGAACGCCCTCGGCGAGGACGCCCTGCGCATGGTCAGCGTCGCTCACCAGACGGTGCAGGAGCTGGGCTTTGCCGGGCTGGTCGTAGGCAACCAAGGTGAGAACTTCAGCGCGGGAGCCAATCTGGCCCTGCTGCTGATGAACGCGCAGGACGGCGAATTCGACGAAATCGACCTGGCCGTTCGCCAGTTTCAGAAAGCCATCACCAGCCTGCGCTTCAGCCCGCATCCGACGGTTGTCGCGCCGTTTCACCTCACCCTCGGCGGGGGATGCGAGATGGCGCTGCACGCCGATCACGTGCAGGCCAGCGCCGAAACGTACATGGGCCTCGTGGAAGTCGGTGTGGGTCTCATCCCAGGCGGCGGTGGCACCAAGGAGATGCTGCTGCGCTTTACCGACGCATTGCTGCCCGGTCAGCCGCTCATGCCGGCCCTGCAGCGCGCTTTTGAACTGATCGGCACGGCCAAGACCTCGACCTCGGCGCAAGAAGCGCGCCGTCTGGGCTTTCTGCGCGACAGTGACGAGATCAGCATGAACCGGGACCGCCTGATCGAGGACGCCAAACGCAAAGTGCTCGAACTCGCTCCTGGGTACGTGCAGCCGGTCATGCGCGAAGACATTCGGGTAATGGGTGAACAGGGCATTGCCGCCATCAAGGCCGCGCTGTACGGCATGGTCGAGGGAGGGCAGATCAGCGAGTACGACCGTGAGATTGGGCTGCAGGTCGCCCGGGTTCTGTCGGGCGGCGCACTGGTGAACCGCAATGCGCGCGTCAGCGAGCAGTACCTGCTCGATCTGGAGCGTGAAGCCTTCCTGACCCTTTCCGGCAAGCGCAAGACCCAGGAGCGCATTGCGCACACCCTGAAAACCGGCAAGCCACTTCGCAACTGA
- a CDS encoding alpha/beta fold hydrolase, translating into MSESALWEHAEVSLGGVHLHYVHAGPERGPLVVLLHGFPEFHLAWRHQIAPLARSGLRVVAPDLRGYHRSGKPDGVEHYHLTALVDDVAGLIEHLGHKRAHVVGHDWGGVIAWALAMRRPERLAKLAILNAPHPEAYRRELRGMRQALKSWYALFFQLPRMPEALLSRLDVGAFLRSTSARPEGFSPEVQDAYRAVWRTPTDWTPALNYYRVLAKRGFGKTRIIEVPTLLLWGDRDVALVPELTEGLTPWVPRLRVEHFPQASHWLMSDEPVRVNNLLIEFLGSSIS; encoded by the coding sequence ATGAGCGAATCGGCGCTGTGGGAACACGCGGAGGTCTCCCTGGGCGGGGTGCACCTGCATTACGTGCACGCCGGGCCTGAACGGGGGCCGTTGGTGGTGCTGCTGCACGGCTTTCCCGAATTTCACTTGGCGTGGCGTCACCAGATCGCTCCGCTGGCCCGCTCGGGGTTGCGCGTTGTTGCTCCCGATCTGCGTGGGTATCACCGCTCGGGCAAACCGGATGGCGTGGAACACTACCACCTGACCGCTTTGGTCGACGACGTCGCGGGTCTGATCGAACACCTCGGGCACAAGCGAGCGCACGTCGTGGGTCACGACTGGGGCGGGGTCATCGCGTGGGCCTTGGCGATGCGCCGCCCCGAACGTCTGGCAAAACTCGCCATTCTGAACGCCCCGCACCCCGAAGCTTACCGCCGCGAGCTGCGAGGAATGCGGCAGGCTCTCAAGTCCTGGTACGCGCTTTTTTTTCAGCTTCCCCGGATGCCCGAAGCGCTGCTCTCCCGGCTTGACGTGGGTGCGTTCCTGCGGTCCACCTCCGCGAGGCCGGAGGGATTCTCGCCTGAGGTGCAAGACGCCTACCGGGCGGTCTGGCGCACGCCAACAGACTGGACGCCCGCCCTGAATTACTACCGGGTACTGGCAAAAAGGGGCTTCGGAAAAACGCGGATCATCGAGGTACCGACGCTGCTTCTCTGGGGTGACAGGGACGTGGCACTTGTTCCTGAGCTGACCGAGGGCCTCACGCCGTGGGTACCCCGGCTGCGCGTCGAACACTTTCCCCAGGCCAGTCACTGGTTGATGAGCGACGAGCCCGTGCGGGTAAACAACCTGCTGATCGAGTTCCTGGGCAGTTCCATTTCCTGA
- a CDS encoding thiolase family protein, which produces MQDAVIVSAVRTPVGRGLKGTLANTRSDEMAALAVGEAIRRAGIDPALVEDLVLGTAFPEGEQGLNVARLVALRAGLPDEVAGVTVNRFCSSGLQSIAQAAASIRAGWSEVIVAGGLESMTMVPQTGHVFSPNPGLVDERPGAYISMGLTAENVAEKYGVSREDQDRFAFESHQRAAAAQEAGVFREEIVPVPVRFDRVNGKKITTETVMFDADELVRRNTNLETLGKLRPAFKTGGTVTAGNSSPYSDGAAAAVVMSAGKAEELGLRPLGRLVSFAVAGVAPELMGIGPVAAVPKALKLAGLELGDIDLIELNEAFASQSLAVIRELGLDSRKVNVHGGAIALGHPEGATGTKLAATLLHELRRRGGRYGLVTMCVGGGQGAAGVFEVFPA; this is translated from the coding sequence ATGCAAGACGCAGTCATCGTATCCGCCGTCCGCACGCCGGTCGGTCGTGGCCTCAAAGGCACCCTGGCCAACACCCGCTCAGACGAAATGGCGGCGCTCGCCGTTGGGGAAGCCATCCGGCGCGCCGGAATCGACCCTGCGCTCGTGGAAGACCTCGTGCTCGGCACGGCTTTTCCGGAAGGCGAGCAAGGCCTTAACGTCGCGCGGCTGGTGGCGCTCCGGGCGGGTCTGCCCGACGAAGTGGCCGGTGTGACGGTCAACCGGTTCTGCTCCAGTGGCCTGCAGTCCATCGCGCAGGCGGCGGCCAGCATTCGCGCGGGTTGGAGTGAAGTGATCGTCGCGGGTGGCCTGGAAAGCATGACCATGGTCCCGCAGACCGGTCACGTGTTCAGCCCCAATCCGGGGCTTGTGGACGAGCGCCCCGGTGCATATATCAGCATGGGGCTCACGGCCGAGAATGTCGCTGAGAAGTACGGGGTGAGCCGCGAAGACCAGGACCGCTTTGCGTTCGAAAGTCACCAACGGGCCGCGGCCGCGCAGGAGGCAGGCGTCTTTCGGGAAGAAATCGTGCCGGTTCCGGTACGTTTCGACCGGGTGAACGGGAAGAAGATCACCACCGAAACGGTCATGTTCGACGCCGACGAACTCGTGCGGCGTAATACCAACCTCGAAACGCTCGGGAAGTTGCGTCCCGCCTTCAAAACGGGTGGTACCGTTACTGCCGGAAACAGCAGCCCGTACAGCGACGGTGCGGCGGCGGCCGTGGTCATGAGTGCCGGCAAAGCCGAGGAACTGGGCCTGAGGCCCCTTGGCCGCCTGGTGTCCTTTGCCGTGGCCGGCGTGGCTCCCGAGCTGATGGGCATCGGCCCGGTCGCGGCGGTGCCCAAGGCGCTCAAGCTGGCAGGGCTGGAGCTCGGGGACATCGACCTGATCGAACTGAACGAGGCTTTTGCCTCGCAGTCGCTGGCGGTCATCCGCGAACTCGGTCTCGATTCACGGAAAGTCAACGTGCACGGTGGCGCGATCGCCCTTGGTCATCCGGAGGGCGCGACGGGCACCAAGCTCGCCGCGACCCTGCTGCACGAATTGCGCCGCCGGGGAGGCCGGTACGGCCTCGTCACGATGTGCGTCGGTGGTGGACAGGGAGCGGCTGGAGTCTTCGAAGTGTTTCCCGCGTGA
- a CDS encoding sugar phosphate isomerase/epimerase family protein, giving the protein MTVSIGLQLYTLRNELMQDFEGTLRRVAELGFHGVEFAGYGGYSATDLRALIDSLGLKAAATHVSLDRLRTHLDAEIDFMTELGGIALVCPWANTESEQEWLAIADDLDLAAQACEARGLKLAYHNHAHEISRRAGSLPVMDALLTRAPRLHFEIDVAWVYAGGGDPVAYLQEYADRVPLVHLKDVRPKADTPGEWDTVELGAGTVDLQAAMQMAGDAVWWLVEQDHSPHPLASVEASVRYLRAQGVMS; this is encoded by the coding sequence GTGACCGTTTCCATTGGCCTGCAGCTCTACACCCTGCGCAATGAACTCATGCAGGATTTCGAGGGGACCTTGCGCCGGGTCGCTGAATTGGGCTTCCACGGCGTGGAGTTTGCCGGGTACGGCGGCTACTCGGCAACCGACCTGCGCGCGCTGATCGACTCGCTGGGGTTGAAAGCTGCCGCCACGCACGTCTCCCTTGATCGCCTGCGCACGCATCTCGACGCTGAAATTGACTTTATGACCGAACTGGGAGGCATTGCGCTCGTCTGTCCCTGGGCCAACACCGAAAGCGAACAGGAGTGGCTCGCCATCGCGGACGACCTCGACCTCGCCGCTCAGGCCTGCGAAGCGCGCGGCCTGAAGCTTGCTTATCACAACCATGCCCATGAAATCAGCCGCCGTGCCGGGAGCCTGCCCGTGATGGACGCGCTGCTGACGCGCGCACCACGCCTGCACTTCGAAATCGACGTCGCGTGGGTGTATGCCGGAGGGGGCGATCCGGTGGCTTATCTGCAGGAATATGCCGATCGGGTGCCCCTCGTACACCTGAAGGACGTGCGGCCCAAGGCCGATACCCCTGGAGAGTGGGACACGGTCGAACTCGGTGCGGGCACGGTCGACCTCCAGGCAGCCATGCAGATGGCGGGCGACGCGGTCTGGTGGCTGGTCGAGCAGGACCATAGTCCACATCCCCTGGCAAGCGTCGAGGCCAGTGTCCGCTACTTGCGCGCTCAGGGTGTCATGTCGTAA
- a CDS encoding Gfo/Idh/MocA family protein, whose product MDLIDTEGLGMRAGIIGCGNISGIYLKNLPKFGVPVVAVADLNLDLARARAEEYGVARACRVEELLADSEVDVVVNLTVPAAHAEVAMAALRAGKHVYNEKPLATSLDDARALLAEAASRGLLVGCAPDTVLGAGLQTCRALLDEGQIGAPVAGTAFMLSGGPESWHPNPAFFYAPGGGPLFDMGPYYLSALITMLGPVSRVTGFARAHTAEREVGSGALKGERFPVLTPSHVAGVLEFASGPVVTLVTSFDVLAHETPRLELYGTEGALSLPDPNTFGGPVKLAGREREWRTVELTHPFDQNSRGLGVADLVQAAAQGRTPRASGQLALHVLEVMHALLQAAEQGRATTITSMVERPDAMPSHTTSGGVL is encoded by the coding sequence ATGGACTTAATCGATACAGAGGGACTCGGTATGCGGGCAGGCATCATCGGCTGCGGTAACATTTCCGGCATTTACCTGAAAAACCTGCCGAAATTCGGCGTTCCCGTCGTGGCCGTCGCCGACCTCAACCTCGACCTTGCCCGGGCACGGGCCGAAGAGTACGGTGTAGCCCGCGCGTGTCGGGTCGAGGAGCTGCTGGCCGATTCCGAGGTGGATGTGGTGGTAAACCTCACCGTGCCCGCCGCCCACGCCGAGGTGGCCATGGCGGCCCTGCGGGCCGGTAAGCATGTCTACAACGAGAAGCCGCTGGCGACCAGCCTGGATGACGCGCGGGCACTGCTCGCGGAAGCGGCTTCGCGCGGCCTGCTGGTCGGATGCGCGCCGGACACCGTCCTGGGTGCCGGATTGCAGACCTGCCGGGCACTGCTCGACGAAGGGCAGATCGGTGCGCCCGTCGCCGGAACGGCATTCATGCTGTCCGGTGGACCCGAATCCTGGCATCCCAACCCCGCCTTTTTTTACGCGCCCGGTGGGGGGCCGCTCTTCGACATGGGGCCCTACTATCTTTCGGCCCTGATCACCATGCTGGGGCCGGTGTCCCGTGTTACCGGTTTTGCCCGAGCCCACACCGCCGAGCGCGAAGTCGGGAGCGGCGCCCTGAAAGGCGAGCGTTTCCCCGTGCTGACCCCCAGCCACGTCGCCGGGGTGCTGGAGTTCGCGAGCGGTCCGGTCGTCACGCTGGTGACGAGCTTCGACGTGCTGGCACATGAAACGCCCCGCCTCGAACTTTACGGTACCGAGGGTGCGCTGAGTTTACCGGACCCGAACACGTTCGGTGGCCCGGTGAAGCTGGCAGGCCGGGAGCGCGAGTGGCGCACCGTCGAACTCACGCATCCCTTTGACCAGAACAGTCGTGGTCTGGGGGTCGCGGACCTGGTACAAGCAGCGGCGCAGGGACGAACGCCCCGCGCGAGCGGTCAGCTGGCCCTGCACGTGCTGGAAGTGATGCACGCCCTGTTGCAAGCAGCAGAGCAGGGGCGCGCGACGACCATCACCTCGATGGTCGAACGGCCCGACGCCATGCCTTCCCACACCACCTCCGGAGGTGTCTTGTGA
- a CDS encoding DUF2243 domain-containing protein, protein MQRPASTGSVSIRHERRALWGGLTMGFGFGGLFDSVLLHQILQWHNVISARVVPDTVGHLRTNILADGLLSAAMVVVLGIGFALLWSASALGRMPARQLIGALMLGWGGFNVYDSVVHHWLLQLHHIREGPGHSELAYDLGFFLFALILLGVGAMLIRDLRR, encoded by the coding sequence ATGCAGCGTCCTGCGTCCACTGGTAGCGTGTCGATTCGGCATGAACGGCGTGCGTTGTGGGGCGGCCTGACGATGGGGTTTGGCTTCGGGGGCCTGTTCGACAGCGTCCTCTTGCACCAGATCCTCCAATGGCACAACGTCATCAGCGCTCGGGTGGTCCCTGACACCGTAGGGCATTTGCGCACCAACATTCTGGCCGACGGGCTGCTCAGCGCCGCCATGGTGGTGGTCCTGGGCATCGGTTTTGCCTTGCTGTGGTCCGCTTCTGCCTTGGGGCGCATGCCCGCGCGACAGCTGATCGGCGCACTGATGCTGGGTTGGGGTGGCTTTAACGTCTACGACAGCGTCGTGCACCACTGGCTGCTGCAACTGCATCACATCCGTGAAGGGCCCGGCCATTCCGAGCTGGCGTATGATCTGGGCTTCTTTCTGTTTGCCCTGATCCTGCTGGGCGTCGGGGCAATGCTGATCCGGGACCTTCGAAGATGA